In a genomic window of Colias croceus chromosome 20, ilColCroc2.1:
- the LOC123701006 gene encoding uncharacterized protein LOC123701006, producing the protein MGYILDDCPQVQDCCCCVPLRHGAITVGILGLLLSAMFFYGFTSHGMARAEERGLPRSLNKIMRYFSGISGVLLAAVHVLLIFAGVYESDSLCEVYIWFMVFFWVILVIVAAAVCVCAVLDDNILFACLFLLGVAVFILVSFYFLLVVANFRMTLP; encoded by the coding sequence ATGGGATATATTTTAGACGACTGCCCGCAGGTGCAGGATTGCTGCTGCTGCGTCCCGTTAAGGCACGGAGCGATCACCGTTGGGATATTGGGTCTGCTTTTATCTGCAATGTTTTTCTACGGTTTTACGAGCCACGGCATGGCGCGAGCCGAAGAGCGAGGCCTGCCCAGGTCGCTCAATAAGATAATGCGGTATTTCAGCGGCATTTCAGGAGTACTGCTGGCAGCCGTGCACGTTCTCCTTATCTTTGCTGGAGTTTACGAAAGTGACTCTCTTTGTGAAGTGTACATTTGGTTCATGGTGTTCTTCTGGGTGATTTTGGTGATCGTCGCGGCCGCAGTGTGCGTGTGTGCAGTGTTGGATGACAATATTTTGTTCGCCTGTCTATTTCTTTTGGGTGTAGCCGTTTTTATATTGGTGTCGTTTTATTTCTTGCTTGTCGTTGCGAATTTTAGAATGACGTTACCGTAA